The following DNA comes from Rhodospirillaceae bacterium.
GGACTTCTAATGCAGTGGGATCGTTTGTTACGACACCGTATTTCTTCAATATTGCTACCAATGCAGACGCTACACTAAGCCCGTCATTTACTGATGATGAAGGCATTATTATGGCTGGCGAATACCGTCACAAATTCACCGAAGGTGATTTCAAGGTTCGCGGCAGCCTCAAGGATAACACGTCGTCATCAAAGCTGACCTACTCCACCGAAAGCGGAATTTCCGGAATTCGGGGACATATCGCCGCCAAAGGACGTTTCGATTATGATCAGACCTGGCGTTGGGGTTTCGATATAAATAGACAATCTGATCAAGCCTATATGTCGAGGTTTGGTTATGCCAGTGACAACACACTTCCTGAAATCACTAATGCCTTGCCGTCCCAGGGCTTTGTAGAAGGTTTCCGCGGCCGCAATTTCATACAGGCCCGTGGTCTTCATTTTCAAAACACCCTGACAAATCAGGACGATAACTCGACCCCCCTGATACTCCCGCTCATTGATTTCAACCATGTCAGCGAGCCTGATCGCTACGGTGGTTATTCAACACTTGACGTCAATGCATTGGCTTTAAGCAGGGCAGAAGGTTCCGATACCCGCCGGCTGTCCATTCGCGGTGGATGGAACCTTCCCTACATAGCGCCGGCGGGGGATGTTTATACCTTATCGACAAAACTGATCGGCGATTTCTACAATACCAGCAGTCTTACAGTCGTCGGTCAGAACAATACATCTAATTTTGCCCACCGCCTTCTTCCGCAGGTCGCCCTTGATTGGCGTTATCCTTTCGTCAGCGGTCGTGGCGACGTCTATCAAATGTTTGAGCCCATAGCCTCTGTCGTTGTTAGTCCTTACGGTGGAAACTCTCCTGATATTCCCAATGAGGACTCTCAAAACCTTGAATTTGACGACACCAATTTGTTTAGCGACAACCGCTTTACGGGCCTGGATCGTGTCGAGGGGGGGCCCAGACTTAACTATGGTTTCAAATGGGGCGTGTTCGGCAAAAATGGCGGCTCGACAAGTTTGCTTCTTGGCCAAAGTTACCGTTACAAAACCGATGACAGTTTCGCTGATGGTTCAGGCCTTGAAGATAATGTGTCCGATATTGTCGGCCGCGTTCACGTATCGCCGAATTCAATGCTGGATATCTATTACCGGACCCGGCTTGATCAATCCAATCTTGAATCCCGGCGAAACGAAATTGATGTCAGTGCTGGCGTCCCCGCACTGCGTTTGAATACCCGTTATGTCTATTTCGACCGGCAGCAAGGCAGTGAGTTTGCCGGCCGTGAGGAAATCAAAGGTTCTCTCTCATCTCAAATAAACAAAACATGGCGTAGCAGCATCAGTGCAACACAGGATTTGGTTGAAGGTGATTTACGCAGGATGAGTGTAAATCTGACCTATGAAGACGAGTGTTTTCTTTTTTCCACAAACTTCAATCGTGAATTATACCAAAACAGTGAATTACAGCCTGATAATTCTATAATTTTCCGTATTCTTTTCAAAACTCTGGGCGAGGTTTCCCCAGGTGTTTAAATTTCCAATTTCCATCAAACGTGCCCAAATGGGCAATTCCGCCACGAAGAAAATCTGGCGACATATCGTTTTGTCAACGTTGATGGCATTGACCATAACTCTTATCCCTTTACCCGCAGCAACCCAGACCCTTGGCATTGCCGCTGTTGTCAATGACGACGTCATCTCGATCTACGATCTGCAAGCCAGAATGTTGATGCTTATCGTCACATCCAATCAGAAAGACACCCCTGAATTGCGCCGCCGACTTACCCGGCAAGTTCTTAATAATCTGATCGATGAAAAACTGAAAATGCAAGAAGCCAAGCGCCTGGATATCAGGGTTCCAACCGAGGCGCTGGAACGCACCTACGCAGACATGGAAGCCGGCAACAATTTGCCCAAAGGCGGATTGACGCAATACCTGTCCAAAAACGGTGTCGACCGACTGGTGTTAATCGACCAGATTGAAGCCACTATTGCCTGGGCCGATAGCATTAACATGTTGTTTCGCGGTCAAACCACCATCAGTGAGGAAGAAATTGATGAGGTTGTAAACGAAATAAAAGAAGGCAAGGGAAAGCCGGAATATCTGACTGCGGAAATTTTTCTTCCCGTCAACAATCCCGCTAAGGCCAATGAAGTTCTTAACAACACGCTGCGTCTTATCGAGCAACTTAAGAGCGGTGCCAGCTTTAGTGTTCTGGCCAGGAATTATTCACAAAGCGCCTCTGCCGCCGTCGGCGGTGACCTGGGATGGGTTCGTCAGGGGCAATTGCCACAGGAAATTGACAAGAACCTGATCCCCTTGAGAAAGGGCGAGATATCAGACCCCCTGCGCAGTGTGTCCGGATATCATATCATTTTCAAAAGAGATGATCGCATCGGGCAGGGCATACCCTTATCACAAGAGAAAATTGATCTTAGACAAGTGTTTTTACCGCTTGCTGCGACAAGCAATGAAAGTGATAAAACAAACTTGATGGGAAAAGCCAAAACAATGGCCGCAGGTGCTTCTGGTTGTACCGTTATGGAAAAACTGGAAGAAGAAAGCGCCTCACCCTTATCGGGCAGTCTGGGCGTTGTCGAAACATCATCATTGCCAGGCACAATCCAAAAGGTCGTAAAGGGCCTGCCGGTTGGCGTCGCGAGTGATCCGATCCCAGCAGACGG
Coding sequences within:
- a CDS encoding LPS-assembly protein LptD, translating into MNTLGFMHKITGPFLLLLVILALAPGRVQAALPDGFTQVSQNSPASTEEDQSGEVRFSADEMQHDQGLDIVTARGNVQVQHQDRILTADVIVYNRKQEFVTASGNVTLLEPSGDVLFAEFMELSGDLRDGVVADLRAILKDGSLLAANGGRRTDANILDMRNAVYSPCRLCEEDPSAAPLWQVKAVKVIHDKKRQTIEYRDAWLEFAGVPVLYTPYLSHPDPTVKRKSGFLTPSFGTSNAVGSFVTTPYFFNIATNADATLSPSFTDDEGIIMAGEYRHKFTEGDFKVRGSLKDNTSSSKLTYSTESGISGIRGHIAAKGRFDYDQTWRWGFDINRQSDQAYMSRFGYASDNTLPEITNALPSQGFVEGFRGRNFIQARGLHFQNTLTNQDDNSTPLILPLIDFNHVSEPDRYGGYSTLDVNALALSRAEGSDTRRLSIRGGWNLPYIAPAGDVYTLSTKLIGDFYNTSSLTVVGQNNTSNFAHRLLPQVALDWRYPFVSGRGDVYQMFEPIASVVVSPYGGNSPDIPNEDSQNLEFDDTNLFSDNRFTGLDRVEGGPRLNYGFKWGVFGKNGGSTSLLLGQSYRYKTDDSFADGSGLEDNVSDIVGRVHVSPNSMLDIYYRTRLDQSNLESRRNEIDVSAGVPALRLNTRYVYFDRQQGSEFAGREEIKGSLSSQINKTWRSSISATQDLVEGDLRRMSVNLTYEDECFLFSTNFNRELYQNSELQPDNSIIFRILFKTLGEVSPGV
- a CDS encoding peptidyl-prolyl cis-trans isomerase yields the protein MFKFPISIKRAQMGNSATKKIWRHIVLSTLMALTITLIPLPAATQTLGIAAVVNDDVISIYDLQARMLMLIVTSNQKDTPELRRRLTRQVLNNLIDEKLKMQEAKRLDIRVPTEALERTYADMEAGNNLPKGGLTQYLSKNGVDRLVLIDQIEATIAWADSINMLFRGQTTISEEEIDEVVNEIKEGKGKPEYLTAEIFLPVNNPAKANEVLNNTLRLIEQLKSGASFSVLARNYSQSASAAVGGDLGWVRQGQLPQEIDKNLIPLRKGEISDPLRSVSGYHIIFKRDDRIGQGIPLSQEKIDLRQVFLPLAATSNESDKTNLMGKAKTMAAGASGCTVMEKLEEESASPLSGSLGVVETSSLPGTIQKVVKGLPVGVASDPIPADGGIIFLMICKRTGTSALDILRPQIRQRLMTERLDNAARGHLRDLRQAAFLDIRI